A region from the Paenibacillus humicola genome encodes:
- a CDS encoding phytanoyl-CoA dioxygenase family protein, producing the protein MISKELMLSKEQVEQWYEEGYCIVREVIPQEELPKYREAFERMVTKVRANPSRERYNTRLVKAIDKQNPDAISELESWGCDFLLHPDLYEPAFTDYLNNEKLLSALSSILGDDLRVSGLKALWSPEGVDYDLFWHRDGLKEIYSEDGSQRHVQFNTALYRDDSFRLVPGSHRRPLTETELAQVRKGVADLPGQKICVLEPGDALFMHSMVLHRGKAPRTDMRRTFHYILAQTSLPVGTKLLNQYKGWYEEQRLGEKLAPAAKKLFDNFFQWEGRTENDDWYPNLPYKE; encoded by the coding sequence GTGATTTCGAAGGAACTGATGCTGTCGAAGGAACAGGTGGAGCAGTGGTACGAGGAAGGGTACTGCATCGTCCGGGAGGTGATCCCGCAGGAGGAGCTGCCGAAATACCGCGAGGCGTTCGAGCGGATGGTGACGAAGGTCCGCGCCAATCCGAGCCGGGAGCGCTACAATACGCGCCTCGTCAAAGCGATCGACAAGCAAAACCCGGACGCGATCAGCGAGCTCGAAAGCTGGGGCTGCGATTTCCTGCTGCACCCCGACCTGTACGAGCCGGCGTTTACGGACTACCTGAACAACGAAAAGCTGCTGTCGGCGCTGTCGAGCATTCTCGGCGACGACCTGCGCGTATCGGGGCTCAAGGCGCTCTGGTCTCCCGAAGGCGTCGACTACGATCTGTTCTGGCACCGCGACGGGCTGAAGGAAATTTATTCCGAGGATGGATCCCAGCGGCATGTCCAGTTCAACACGGCCCTGTACCGCGACGACAGCTTCCGGCTTGTGCCGGGCTCGCACCGCAGGCCGCTGACGGAGACCGAGCTGGCGCAGGTACGCAAGGGCGTCGCCGATTTGCCGGGGCAGAAAATTTGCGTGCTGGAGCCGGGCGACGCGCTGTTCATGCATTCGATGGTGCTGCACCGCGGCAAAGCGCCGCGCACCGATATGCGCCGGACCTTCCACTATATCCTGGCGCAGACGAGTCTCCCCGTCGGGACGAAGCTGCTGAACCAGTACAAGGGCTGGTACGAGGAGCAGCGGCTGGGCGAGAAGCTGGCGCCGGCGGCCAAGAAGCTGTTCGACAACTTTTTTCAATGGGAGGGCAGAACGGAGAACGACGACTGGTATCCGAACCTGCCGTATAAAGAATAA
- a CDS encoding spore germination protein gives MNVFDSVVRFLSSDSRQPDNKPPVKQEPVPLSSFDENIRMLRSVYTNCPDVVFRDFLVGSGQNAMLIYIQNLAGVELIDEFVLIPLMNESGPIAPNELVKKLPVASIKTVATVGECVEELSRGNPLLFLESIPVCFVVPLARAESRAIDEPTAEGIVRGPREGFVEQIGLNISLLRRKIKSPELKMAMLTIGRLTRTQVAVAYMQGIADEKLVEEVMNRLRRIDIDGVLESSYIEEMIDDNTWSIFPQVLNTERPDTAASGLLEGRVVILTDGTPFALIVPITLFSLLQSAEDYYQRFYISTFTRWLRYLFGMLALLLPSFYVGILTFHQEMIPTTLLIRIARSREEVPFPALVEALLLEVTFEALREAGIRLPKQIGAAVSIVGALVIGQAAVSAGLVSAPMVMVVAITGIASFMMPRYSVANAIRLLRFPIIMLAGTLGLLGIILSIIAIVIHLCSLRSFGAPYLGPLAPLVRQDLKDTLVRTPWWSMNKRPMQSGKANLYRQPARRKPGSAGGD, from the coding sequence ATGAACGTTTTCGACAGCGTGGTTCGATTTCTTTCGTCGGACAGCCGGCAGCCGGATAACAAGCCTCCGGTAAAGCAGGAACCGGTTCCGCTCTCTTCTTTTGATGAAAATATACGGATGCTGCGCTCCGTTTACACGAATTGCCCTGACGTCGTGTTTCGCGACTTCCTTGTCGGCAGCGGCCAAAACGCGATGCTGATTTATATCCAGAACTTAGCGGGCGTCGAGCTGATCGATGAATTTGTGCTTATCCCCTTGATGAATGAATCCGGACCGATCGCCCCGAACGAGCTGGTCAAGAAATTGCCGGTTGCCAGCATAAAGACAGTCGCGACCGTCGGCGAATGCGTGGAGGAGCTTTCGAGAGGCAATCCGCTGCTTTTTCTTGAATCCATTCCCGTTTGCTTCGTTGTGCCTTTAGCCAGAGCGGAGAGCAGGGCAATCGACGAACCGACGGCCGAAGGTATCGTGCGCGGGCCTCGGGAAGGATTTGTCGAACAGATCGGACTCAACATATCGCTGCTTCGCCGAAAAATTAAAAGCCCCGAGCTGAAAATGGCGATGCTGACGATCGGACGTCTCACTCGGACCCAGGTGGCCGTCGCTTATATGCAGGGAATCGCGGATGAAAAACTGGTCGAGGAAGTGATGAACCGGCTCCGGCGGATCGATATCGACGGCGTCCTGGAGAGCAGCTATATCGAGGAAATGATCGACGACAATACATGGTCGATTTTCCCGCAGGTGCTGAATACGGAACGGCCGGATACCGCTGCGTCGGGCCTTCTGGAAGGGCGCGTCGTGATTTTGACGGACGGCACGCCGTTTGCGCTGATTGTGCCGATTACGCTGTTTTCGCTGTTACAATCGGCTGAAGATTATTATCAGCGCTTTTATATCAGCACGTTTACCCGCTGGCTTCGTTACCTGTTCGGCATGCTGGCGCTGCTGCTTCCTTCGTTTTACGTCGGCATACTGACCTTTCATCAAGAGATGATTCCAACGACGCTCCTGATCCGCATTGCCAGGTCACGGGAGGAGGTTCCGTTCCCGGCGCTGGTCGAGGCGCTCCTGCTGGAAGTGACGTTCGAAGCGCTTCGCGAAGCGGGCATCCGGCTTCCGAAACAGATCGGCGCCGCCGTCAGTATCGTCGGCGCGCTCGTAATCGGTCAGGCGGCGGTTTCCGCGGGGCTTGTATCCGCTCCGATGGTTATGGTCGTGGCGATTACGGGCATCGCTTCGTTCATGATGCCCCGCTACTCCGTCGCCAACGCCATCCGGCTGCTGCGGTTTCCGATCATCATGCTCGCCGGCACGCTCGGGCTGCTGGGGATCATTCTTTCGATTATCGCCATCGTCATCCATCTGTGCTCGCTTCGTTCGTTCGGAGCGCCTTATTTAGGCCCGCTGGCGCCGCTTGTCCGGCAGGACTTGAAGGATACGCTCGTCCGAACGCCTTGGTGGTCGATGAACAAGCGGCCGATGCAATCGGGAAAGGCGAATCTGTACCGGCAGCCGGCCCGGCGGAAACCCGGCTCTGCCGGCGGCGATTAG
- a CDS encoding GerAB/ArcD/ProY family transporter: protein MLEKGKISAAQMGIMMYPVVVSNADLMVPAMTAKEAARDLWMAPIIASLSGFILVYIIFQLSKLYPKQTIVEYAVLITGKIPGKIIGLLFLFYFAYNGGNILKQYGEFLVSIFLNRTPEVVIIGTMVLLCGFAVRGGVEVIGRTAQIFVPCVVILWITIIVLLVPDFKVNNMFPMLERGIVPPLRGAILVQPWFTHFGLLAMLLPYVADRENGLKAGTRWLAAIMVTLTVLDLTALFIFGAITATLSFPMMEATRYISIADFLEHLEAFVMTIWVAGTFVKISLFYYVLTIGSAQWLHLSDYRPVVWPLGFLLVVFGMWAPGVSELAAWWTSTAPFFANTIHFVIPLLLLLLGLLRRKLAANRRDTAR, encoded by the coding sequence ATGCTCGAGAAAGGCAAAATATCCGCGGCTCAGATGGGCATTATGATGTACCCGGTCGTCGTGTCCAATGCGGATCTGATGGTTCCGGCCATGACGGCGAAAGAAGCGGCCAGGGATTTGTGGATGGCGCCGATCATCGCTTCCCTCAGCGGATTTATCCTCGTCTATATCATCTTTCAGTTGAGCAAGCTGTACCCGAAGCAGACGATCGTCGAATACGCGGTTCTGATCACAGGCAAAATACCGGGCAAAATCATCGGCCTGCTTTTTCTGTTTTATTTTGCGTACAACGGCGGGAATATCCTGAAACAATACGGGGAATTCCTGGTCAGCATCTTCCTGAACCGGACGCCCGAGGTGGTCATCATAGGCACGATGGTTCTGCTGTGCGGCTTCGCCGTCCGAGGAGGTGTTGAGGTTATAGGGAGGACGGCGCAAATCTTCGTTCCCTGCGTGGTCATTCTGTGGATCACGATCATCGTGCTGCTTGTGCCCGACTTTAAGGTAAACAATATGTTTCCTATGCTTGAAAGAGGGATTGTGCCGCCGCTTCGCGGGGCCATCCTGGTGCAGCCGTGGTTTACGCATTTCGGTCTTCTGGCGATGCTGCTGCCCTATGTTGCCGACCGCGAAAACGGATTGAAAGCGGGTACGCGCTGGCTCGCCGCCATTATGGTGACGCTGACGGTGCTCGATCTGACCGCTCTGTTCATCTTCGGCGCCATTACCGCCACGCTGTCGTTTCCAATGATGGAAGCGACCCGGTATATCTCAATCGCCGACTTTCTCGAGCATTTGGAAGCGTTCGTCATGACCATCTGGGTTGCGGGCACGTTCGTTAAAATTTCGCTGTTCTATTATGTGCTGACAATCGGCTCCGCGCAGTGGCTCCATCTGTCCGATTACCGCCCGGTCGTATGGCCGCTCGGATTTCTGCTTGTCGTGTTCGGGATGTGGGCGCCGGGCGTATCGGAGCTGGCGGCCTGGTGGACGTCGACAGCACCCTTTTTTGCCAATACGATTCATTTTGTGATTCCGCTTCTGCTTCTGCTGCTCGGGCTGCTGCGCAGGAAGCTTGCCGCAAACCGGAGGGATACCGCCCGATGA
- a CDS encoding Ger(x)C family spore germination protein yields MSTTVEARILRLLRLLIPAAALLALTGCWNRKEINDIAIITAAGIDKKANQIELSIQVMITKGGDSGQQELGSDGSTGGMRSLVRSATGVTVPDAMARLQEQFPRRLFWSHSDAFIFSQSFAKEGLREQIDFFGRHPQMRMRSYVFVSKGSARHALEMLPPLERTSGEALRELANLGTLLNVTTKELLQMLVGDAGTAAVPIIEQLPRLHRADRMNTMPYITGTAVFKDGRMIGTLNDKLTRGLLWLKNEIRTMVITVKPKGEDGLMSFEVLRAKSELVPEIRDGIWSIKLNIKGDDDLIQNTTPLNMSNPKFVKMMEKQLNEELKRRIEATLDVLQHHYKADIMGFADAFHRKYPREWKRSKARWNEIFPEVKVEIDADLKIKRPGISTVPQGLPKEQVKMK; encoded by the coding sequence ATGAGCACAACTGTCGAAGCCCGCATTCTGCGGCTTCTCCGTTTGCTGATTCCGGCCGCTGCGCTCCTCGCATTGACCGGCTGCTGGAACCGCAAGGAAATTAACGATATTGCAATCATTACGGCTGCGGGCATCGATAAAAAAGCGAATCAGATCGAGCTGTCCATTCAGGTCATGATAACAAAAGGCGGGGACAGCGGCCAGCAGGAGCTCGGCTCGGACGGCAGCACCGGAGGGATGCGCTCGCTTGTGCGTTCGGCGACCGGTGTGACCGTCCCGGACGCCATGGCGAGGCTCCAGGAGCAATTTCCGCGCAGGCTGTTCTGGAGTCACTCCGACGCGTTTATTTTCAGCCAAAGCTTCGCGAAGGAAGGCTTGCGCGAGCAGATCGATTTTTTCGGCCGGCATCCGCAAATGCGAATGCGGTCTTATGTATTTGTCAGCAAAGGGTCCGCCAGGCATGCGCTGGAGATGCTTCCGCCGCTGGAGCGAACGTCAGGAGAGGCGCTGCGGGAGCTGGCCAATCTCGGGACGCTGCTGAACGTGACGACAAAGGAGCTGCTGCAGATGCTCGTCGGCGATGCGGGGACCGCCGCCGTTCCGATTATCGAGCAGCTGCCGCGGCTGCACCGCGCCGATCGCATGAATACGATGCCCTACATCACGGGCACGGCGGTCTTTAAAGACGGCAGGATGATCGGTACGCTCAACGATAAGCTGACCCGCGGTCTGCTATGGCTGAAAAACGAAATTCGCACGATGGTCATTACCGTCAAGCCCAAAGGGGAAGATGGTCTCATGTCGTTCGAGGTGCTGCGGGCCAAATCGGAGCTGGTGCCGGAAATCCGCGACGGCATCTGGAGCATCAAGCTGAACATTAAAGGCGACGACGACCTGATCCAGAACACGACGCCGCTCAACATGTCGAATCCCAAATTCGTCAAGATGATGGAGAAGCAGCTGAACGAGGAATTGAAACGGCGCATCGAAGCGACGCTTGATGTGCTGCAGCATCATTACAAAGCCGATATTATGGGCTTCGCCGATGCGTTCCACCGTAAGTATCCGCGCGAATGGAAGCGGAGCAAGGCGCGTTGGAACGAAATTTTTCCAGAGGTCAAGGTGGAAATCGACGCCGATTTAAAAATCAAGCGGCCGGGCATTTCAACCGTTCCGCAGGGACTGCCGAAAGAGCAGGTGAAGATGAAGTGA
- a CDS encoding ABC transporter substrate-binding protein, producing MKALHKSTLVLLSLGLTMGGVLAGCSSKDGGTSGNAESAAGGSNAKQEKVQLDFWTFWGSTTRRPIIEKIINDFNASQDKIFVKHTYLPFGDIWTKELAQVAAGNPPDVIVNDITTVAQRAVKNQNTNLKDLIGSDDIQSRFFPELWKTTLYNNEPYALPFVTDTRVMFYNKKLFKEAGLDPNKPPATWDELEADAKKLDKIGSDGKIERLGYEPTIAGGWDLFLADSDGLPLVDDQGPHINTPSKIEALGWVKSWSDRLGKKNLDAFKAGFGSQQNDPFIAGKLGIKIDVATFWTQIRDFYPNKEDIGIAPLPEFKPGTGHNSIGGGFVLEIPKGAKHPKESYEFMKYLTDAAAQKYWAQKNFDNVANIQASNDPELQADPVYKAAVDNLKNTKVSVVPINAPDFRNLINPEVDAVLLGKETPKEGLDKAQAAVQNLMDQNKT from the coding sequence ATGAAAGCGCTACACAAATCAACGCTTGTTCTCCTGTCGCTGGGCCTGACCATGGGCGGCGTGTTGGCCGGCTGCAGCAGCAAGGACGGCGGCACGTCCGGTAATGCCGAGTCCGCCGCGGGCGGCTCGAATGCGAAGCAGGAGAAAGTGCAGCTCGATTTTTGGACGTTCTGGGGCTCCACGACGCGCCGTCCGATTATCGAGAAAATCATCAACGATTTTAATGCCTCGCAGGACAAAATTTTCGTTAAACATACTTATCTTCCGTTCGGCGACATTTGGACGAAGGAGCTCGCCCAGGTCGCGGCCGGCAATCCGCCGGACGTTATCGTCAACGATATCACGACCGTCGCTCAGCGTGCGGTCAAGAACCAGAACACGAATTTGAAGGATTTGATCGGCAGCGACGACATTCAAAGCCGGTTTTTCCCGGAGCTGTGGAAAACGACGCTTTATAACAACGAACCGTATGCGCTTCCGTTCGTGACCGATACCCGGGTCATGTTTTACAACAAGAAGCTGTTCAAGGAAGCGGGCCTCGATCCGAACAAGCCGCCGGCAACGTGGGATGAGCTGGAGGCGGACGCGAAGAAGCTGGACAAAATCGGCAGCGACGGCAAAATCGAGCGTCTCGGCTACGAGCCGACGATCGCCGGCGGCTGGGATCTGTTCCTCGCCGACTCCGACGGCCTGCCGCTTGTCGACGACCAGGGACCGCATATCAATACGCCGTCGAAAATCGAAGCGCTCGGCTGGGTGAAGAGCTGGTCCGACCGCCTCGGCAAAAAAAATCTCGACGCTTTCAAGGCCGGCTTCGGCAGCCAGCAGAATGACCCGTTCATTGCCGGCAAGCTCGGCATCAAGATCGACGTGGCGACGTTCTGGACGCAGATCCGGGACTTCTACCCGAACAAGGAAGACATCGGCATCGCGCCGCTTCCCGAATTTAAACCGGGCACCGGACATAACAGCATCGGCGGCGGCTTCGTGCTCGAAATTCCGAAGGGAGCGAAGCATCCGAAGGAGAGCTACGAGTTCATGAAATATTTGACCGACGCTGCCGCACAAAAATATTGGGCGCAGAAAAACTTCGACAATGTCGCCAACATCCAGGCTTCGAACGATCCGGAGCTGCAGGCCGATCCGGTGTATAAAGCCGCGGTGGATAACCTGAAAAATACGAAGGTTTCGGTCGTGCCGATTAATGCACCGGACTTCCGCAACCTGATCAACCCGGAGGTCGACGCCGTCCTGCTCGGCAAGGAGACGCCGAAGGAAGGGCTGGACAAAGCGCAGGCTGCCGTTCAGAACCTGATGGATCAAAACAAAACCTAA
- a CDS encoding carbohydrate ABC transporter permease — MSRSLPASAGAGAMKRRSRKLSLERREKAWGYLFVSPWVLGFLAFTAGPLLFSLYASFTNYDITSQMDWVGVKNFHRMFKEDPLFWISLKNTLFYVVLMVPLTTLSSILIAMLLNVRIPGMRLFRTMFYLPSVLSGVGVYLLWMQLLNPESGLVNQILSLVGIDGPSWLTDPNWTKPAVIFMKMWSVGGGMLMYLASLQGVPEQLYEAAEIDGAGAFRRFITITLPMISPVIFFEIVTGLIGGFQIFQEGYVMSDNTGPGAPMNSLMFYNLYMYLKAFKVFDMGYAMAMAWFLFLIVIVITIVNMLVSKYWVHYEGGDQR, encoded by the coding sequence ATGAGTCGAAGCTTACCGGCGTCCGCCGGCGCCGGCGCTATGAAGCGGCGCAGCAGGAAGCTGTCGCTGGAGCGGCGCGAGAAGGCTTGGGGCTACTTGTTCGTTTCTCCGTGGGTGCTCGGTTTTCTGGCTTTTACGGCCGGGCCGCTGCTGTTCTCGCTTTACGCCAGCTTCACGAATTACGACATTACGTCGCAGATGGACTGGGTCGGCGTCAAAAATTTTCACCGGATGTTCAAGGAAGACCCGCTGTTCTGGATTTCGCTCAAAAATACGCTGTTCTATGTCGTGCTGATGGTGCCGCTGACGACGCTATCGTCCATCCTGATCGCGATGCTGCTCAATGTGCGCATTCCGGGCATGCGGCTGTTCCGCACGATGTTTTACCTGCCGTCCGTACTGTCCGGCGTTGGGGTCTACCTGCTCTGGATGCAGCTGCTCAATCCCGAGTCGGGCCTCGTAAACCAGATTCTGTCCTTGGTCGGCATCGACGGCCCCTCCTGGCTGACCGACCCGAACTGGACGAAGCCGGCAGTCATTTTCATGAAAATGTGGAGCGTCGGGGGCGGTATGCTGATGTACTTGGCGAGCCTGCAGGGCGTGCCGGAACAGCTGTACGAGGCAGCCGAAATCGACGGGGCTGGCGCGTTCCGCCGCTTTATTACGATTACGCTGCCGATGATCAGTCCGGTGATTTTCTTCGAGATCGTGACGGGACTGATCGGCGGCTTCCAGATCTTTCAGGAAGGCTACGTCATGTCGGACAATACCGGACCCGGCGCACCGATGAACTCGCTCATGTTCTACAACCTGTACATGTACCTGAAAGCGTTTAAGGTGTTCGACATGGGCTACGCGATGGCGATGGCCTGGTTCTTGTTCCTCATCGTCATCGTCATTACGATTGTCAACATGCTCGTATCCAAATACTGGGTCCATTATGAAGGGGGAGATCAGCGATGA
- a CDS encoding carbohydrate ABC transporter permease has translation MNMAAAAAARSGFFHNRKNRKMLTRIIVLILLTAGSVLFVLPFWWMVSTSLKSPQEIAQYPPTFFPAQWHWKNYEEAWQLADFTTYTINTLTIAVFAVIGHVLSNTFIAYGFAKIRFPGRQFLFTVLLSTMMIPGFVTLIPQYILFAKLHWVGTYLPLIVPGFFGGPFSVFMLRQFFMTIPNDLIEAAKIDGANHLYIWSRIMVPLAKPAVATIAILTFNGAWNDFLGPLLYVNDVSKYTLQIGLESFKGTVSSAGMQWHYLMAGSLIVLAPVVLLFFLFQRYFIEGMNISAGTKG, from the coding sequence ATGAACATGGCCGCGGCTGCCGCCGCCCGCAGCGGCTTTTTCCACAACCGGAAAAACCGAAAAATGCTGACCCGGATAATCGTGCTCATCCTGCTGACCGCCGGCAGCGTGTTGTTCGTTTTGCCGTTCTGGTGGATGGTCTCGACGTCGCTGAAGTCGCCGCAGGAAATCGCCCAATATCCGCCGACTTTCTTTCCGGCGCAGTGGCACTGGAAAAACTACGAGGAAGCGTGGCAATTGGCCGATTTCACCACCTATACGATCAACACGCTGACAATTGCCGTATTCGCCGTTATCGGGCACGTGCTGTCCAATACGTTCATCGCGTACGGCTTTGCCAAAATTCGCTTTCCCGGCCGGCAGTTCCTGTTCACCGTGCTGCTCAGCACGATGATGATTCCCGGCTTCGTCACGCTGATCCCGCAGTACATTTTGTTTGCGAAGCTTCACTGGGTCGGCACGTACCTGCCGCTCATCGTGCCCGGATTTTTCGGAGGGCCGTTTTCGGTCTTTATGCTCCGCCAGTTTTTCATGACGATTCCAAACGACCTGATTGAAGCCGCCAAGATCGACGGGGCCAATCATTTGTATATTTGGTCGCGGATCATGGTACCGCTGGCGAAGCCCGCGGTCGCGACGATCGCGATTTTAACGTTTAACGGGGCGTGGAACGATTTTCTCGGGCCGCTCTTGTACGTGAACGACGTCTCGAAATATACGCTGCAGATTGGGCTGGAATCGTTCAAGGGCACCGTTTCTTCAGCCGGCATGCAGTGGCATTATTTGATGGCCGGCTCGCTGATCGTGCTGGCGCCTGTCGTCCTGTTGTTTTTCCTGTTCCAGCGCTATTTTATCGAAGGCATGAATATTTCCGCCGGCACGAAAGGGTAA
- a CDS encoding class II fructose-bisphosphate aldolase, which translates to MDAKLRPTNVITLKQALVTAEKHGYATGSFSPRYTPMIRPVLRAAQRTNSPVIVQISHKELVRYEITTRQFGEEFYEGIVSEGITVPVVLHLDHTKEPDTIVQAIEAGFTSVMIDASEKPLEENIAISREIAEYAHAHGVSVEAELGMIGTTDFVETDKDEELYTDPQEAKRFADETGVDALAVSCGTAHGVYMVREPKIDYARLQAIRALTPVHLVLHGGSGVPASMMMQAVKLPGGGVSKVNIATDLELSLLGALGREERMTDEECRSLPADRLEIGRSAVEGTVAGKITGFLGSSGAAAYF; encoded by the coding sequence ATGGATGCAAAGCTCAGACCGACCAACGTCATTACGCTGAAGCAGGCGCTCGTTACAGCGGAAAAGCACGGCTATGCGACGGGATCGTTCTCGCCCCGGTATACGCCGATGATCCGGCCCGTGCTGCGCGCGGCGCAGCGGACGAACTCGCCCGTCATCGTGCAAATATCGCATAAAGAGCTGGTCCGCTACGAAATTACGACCCGGCAGTTCGGCGAGGAGTTTTACGAGGGGATCGTGTCCGAAGGCATTACCGTGCCGGTCGTCCTGCACCTGGATCATACGAAGGAGCCGGACACGATCGTGCAGGCGATTGAAGCCGGTTTCACGTCGGTCATGATCGACGCCTCCGAGAAGCCGCTGGAGGAAAATATCGCCATTTCACGCGAGATTGCCGAATACGCACATGCGCACGGCGTCTCCGTGGAAGCCGAGCTCGGCATGATCGGCACGACCGATTTCGTCGAAACCGACAAGGATGAGGAGCTGTATACCGATCCACAGGAGGCGAAGCGGTTCGCGGACGAGACGGGCGTGGATGCGCTGGCCGTTTCGTGCGGCACGGCACACGGCGTGTATATGGTAAGGGAGCCGAAAATCGACTACGCCCGCCTGCAGGCGATCCGCGCGCTGACGCCGGTCCACCTTGTGCTTCACGGCGGCTCCGGCGTGCCGGCAAGCATGATGATGCAGGCGGTCAAGCTGCCCGGAGGCGGCGTCAGCAAGGTGAATATCGCCACCGATCTGGAGCTGTCCCTGCTCGGGGCGCTCGGCCGCGAGGAGCGGATGACCGACGAAGAGTGCCGGAGCCTGCCGGCAGACCGGCTCGAAATCGGCCGCTCCGCTGTGGAAGGCACCGTCGCCGGCAAAATAACCGGCTTTCTCGGCAGCAGCGGCGCAGCCGCTTATTTTTAA
- a CDS encoding MBL fold metallo-hydrolase, with translation MAHAVKLAENFYVVAGDKLTHPWDASAYLFTGGEPALVDCGSSEGYPTLRENLASLGVKPGDIRAVYATHGHWDHLSGFAALREESGAKLFIHANDRLQTENGDPERTAAFLYGMPFPPAKADGTLEEGDSVRAGCYELEVIHTPGHTPGSVSFRFRSPVGTILIAGDTMWGGFHPKVGSDLDDWGASLDKLLARDFDLMTFGHLHPTLVYDAKAKVEEARRQLGTYLNPWFKPFHETFRY, from the coding sequence ATGGCGCACGCGGTAAAGCTGGCGGAAAATTTCTATGTTGTTGCGGGCGACAAGCTGACTCATCCTTGGGACGCCAGCGCCTATCTGTTCACAGGCGGCGAGCCTGCGCTCGTCGACTGCGGAAGCTCGGAAGGCTATCCGACGCTGAGAGAAAATTTGGCGTCGCTCGGGGTAAAGCCGGGCGACATCCGCGCGGTTTATGCGACGCATGGCCACTGGGACCATCTGTCCGGGTTCGCGGCGCTTCGGGAAGAAAGCGGCGCAAAGCTCTTTATCCACGCGAACGACCGGCTGCAGACGGAGAACGGCGATCCGGAACGGACCGCCGCCTTCCTGTACGGCATGCCGTTTCCGCCGGCGAAGGCGGACGGTACGCTGGAAGAGGGGGACTCGGTCCGGGCCGGCTGTTATGAGCTCGAGGTCATCCATACGCCGGGTCATACGCCCGGGAGCGTTTCTTTTCGGTTCCGCTCGCCCGTCGGAACGATCCTTATCGCAGGGGATACGATGTGGGGCGGGTTTCACCCGAAGGTCGGGTCCGACCTGGACGATTGGGGCGCGTCGCTCGACAAGCTGCTGGCGCGCGATTTCGACCTGATGACGTTCGGCCATCTGCATCCGACGCTTGTGTACGACGCGAAAGCGAAGGTGGAGGAAGCGCGGCGCCAGCTCGGCACCTACTTGAACCCGTGGTTCAAGCCGTTCCATGAAACATTCCGCTATTGA